The following DNA comes from Deltaproteobacteria bacterium.
AGCATAGCCTGCGGGTCAGGGAGGCGGCCCTAATGGTCGGCGAAGCTCTGGTGGAGGCAGGTTGTCAATTGCACCTCTCCCTGCTTGAGGCCGGGGCTCTGCTCCACGACATTGCCAAGACCACCTGCCTGCGTAACGGCGGCGATCATGCTCAGCTCGGAGCAGAGTGGCTGCAAGACTATGGCTATCCAGAGGTGGCCGAAATCATTCGGGGGCATGTCTATCTGCCTACTCGGGTCCGGGAATCCCCCCGCATCTGTGAGGCCGAGGTGGTCAATTATGCCGATAAACGGGTAATGCATACCCAGGTCGTGCCCCTTGAGGTGAGGTTTGCCGATCTACGGAATCGATATGGTCGGAATGATCAGGCCCGGCAACGCATAACCGAGCTTGAGCGGCGCACTCGCCGACTGGAAGATAAACTGTTTGCACCCCTCAGCCTCAATCCTCCTGACTTACTTTGTATCAATGACTCCTGGAGGGCAGTATGAATAAATTGCGCCTGGCGCTTATCAGTGGCGGCAAATCCTCGGAACGGGAGGTGTCGCTGAAGAGTGGCGAACAGGTCTATCAGGCCCTGGACAAAAGCAAATATGACATCCGGCGCTATGACCCCCTGGTCGATCTGGAAAAACTGGTGCGCGACGCCCCTGAACTCGATGTCGCCCTGATCATCATGCATGGCCGCTGGGGGGAGGACGGCACCATCCAGGGCCTGCTTGATCTGTTAGGTATTCCCTATCAGGGGTCTGGGGTGCTGGGCAGTGCCCTGGCCATCAACAAGGAGATCAGCAACCAGCGTTATCGCCAGGCCGGGCTAAAAACGCCTAAGGAAGTGGTCTTTTCTCGCACCCAGGTCCCGCCCCCGGCGGAAATCGAGGCCCGGCTGGGACTGCCTGCGGTCATCAAACCGGTCAGCGAAGGCTCCAGTATCGGGGTCACCATCGCTCAATCCCGGGAACAACTGGCGGCCGGCATCGAAACCGCGCTGGCCACTGATAATCGGGTGTTGGTGGCGGAATTCATAGCTGGCACCGAGGTCACCGGCGCGGTCTTGGGCAACGACCACTTGCAGGCCCTGCCGCTGGTGGAGATCGTTCCGGCTACGGATTATCCCTTCTTTACCTATGAAGCCAAATATAAAGCTGGCGCTACCACCGAAATCTGCCCGGCCCGGATCAGTCCGGAACTCACGACCAAAGCCCAGCAATGC
Coding sequences within:
- a CDS encoding HD domain-containing protein; this encodes MSKICPSPTECMQLMAEHQMLPNIREHSLRVREAALMVGEALVEAGCQLHLSLLEAGALLHDIAKTTCLRNGGDHAQLGAEWLQDYGYPEVAEIIRGHVYLPTRVRESPRICEAEVVNYADKRVMHTQVVPLEVRFADLRNRYGRNDQARQRITELERRTRRLEDKLFAPLSLNPPDLLCINDSWRAV
- a CDS encoding D-alanine--D-alanine ligase, with amino-acid sequence MNKLRLALISGGKSSEREVSLKSGEQVYQALDKSKYDIRRYDPLVDLEKLVRDAPELDVALIIMHGRWGEDGTIQGLLDLLGIPYQGSGVLGSALAINKEISNQRYRQAGLKTPKEVVFSRTQVPPPAEIEARLGLPAVIKPVSEGSSIGVTIAQSREQLAAGIETALATDNRVLVAEFIAGTEVTGAVLGNDHLQALPLVEIVPATDYPFFTYEAKYKAGATTEICPARISPELTTKAQQCALTAHRALECRGYSRTDMIIRDGDIYVLETNTIPGMTATSLFPQAAQAQGLSFSALLDRLIDLALENS